From Mya arenaria isolate MELC-2E11 chromosome 12, ASM2691426v1, the proteins below share one genomic window:
- the LOC128212030 gene encoding phosphoacetylglucosamine mutase-like isoform X1 produces the protein MEEVCKQISAKYPRTSDKFIQYGTAGFRTKGVDLPHVICRMGALAVLRSKLKKASIGVMITASHNPEEDNGVKLVDPMGEMLELAWEKHATTLANVSDFQLVEMVSSIVQQENIDLSAEASVIFARDTRSSSVELSQALQHGIAAMKADFCDFGLLTTPQLHYMVRCRNTAEKYGHPSENGYYTKLANAFIKLRQKLSDTGKYSSEVYIDAANGVGAGKVLELAKHLGESLTINVLNDGTNGKLNHKCGADYVKINQCAPDGLTLKEGMKCASFDGDADRIVYFFQGAGDGKFCLMDGDKIATLVGGYLKSLVAQTGLSLDVGVVQTAYANGSSTKYISQTLKVPVVCVATGVKHLHHRALQFDIGVYFEANGHGTVIFNGDTEARIQQTSTDASVAEAQREASGQLLTVIDLINQTVGDAMSDLLLAELILCSQGWDMAAWRDCYTDLPNRQVKVKVKDRNVIKTTADETQALSPEGLQAGIDNLVAKYCSGRSFVRPSGTEDIVRVYAEADTQENADNLALQVCQLVYDMAAGIGERP, from the exons atggagGAAGTGTGTAAGCAGATTTCAGCCAAGTATCCCCGCACAAGTGACAAGTTCATCCAGTATGGAACGGCGGGGTTCAGAACAAA aGGAGTTGATTTGCCCCATGTCATTTGCCGGATGGGAGCACTGGCTGTGCTCAGGTCAAAGCTGAAAAAAG CAAGTATTGGTGTGATGATTACTGCATCCCACAACCCTGAGGAAGACAATGGTGTGAAGCTGGTCGACCCAATGGGAGAAATGCTGGAGCTGGCCTGGGAAAAACATGCAACCACACTGGCTAACGTGAG TGATTTCCAACTGGTGGAGATGGTGTCTAGTATCGTTCAGCAGGAGAACATCGACCTGTCAGCTGAGGCCAGCGTAATCTTCGCCAGGGATACAAG ATCCAGCAGCGTGGAGCTGTCACAGGCCTTGCAACATGGAATTGCAGCCATGAAAGCAGACTTTTGTGATTTTG GACTGTTGACAACCCCGCAGCTTCACTACATGGTACGATGTCGCAACACTGCCGAGAAGTACGGCCATCCCTCAGAGAATGGATATTACACGAAACTGGCCAACGCATTCATCAAACTGCGACAAAAG TTGTCTGACACTGGCAAGTACAGCAGCGAGGTATATATAGATGCAGCTAATGGTGTGGGTGCGGGGAAGGTGCTAGAATTAGCGAAACATCTTGGGGAGTCTCTTACCATCAATGTCCTCAATGATGGCACAAACGGGAAACTCAATCATAAG tgtGGAGCTGACTATGTGAAGATAAACCAGTGTGCACCAGACG GTTTGACTCTCAAAGAGGGGATGAAGTGTGCATCGTTTGACGGAGACGCCGACAGAATCGTCTATTTCTTCCAAGGTGCAggtg ATGGAAAGTTCTGCCTGATGGATGGAGATAAGATAGCAACATTG gtAGGGGGTTACCTCAAATCCCTAGTGGCTCAGACTGGCCTTAGCCTTGATGTGGGGGTTGTCCAGACCGCTTACGCCAACGGCAGCTCCACCAAGTACATATCTCAGACTCTG AAAGTGCCGGTGGTGTGTGTAGCCACGGGTGTCAAACACCTTCATCACCGTGCCCTGCAGTTTGACATCGGTGTCTACTTTGAGGCCAATGGACACGGAACTGTGATTTTCAATGGGGATACAGAAGCCCGCATTCAGCAAACTAGCACCGATGCAAG CGTGGCAGAGGCCCAGCGTGAGGCTTCAGGACAGCTGCTCACTGTCATAGATCTCATTAACCAG ACTGTTGGTGATGCAATGTCAGACCTGCTGCTGGCAGAATTGATACTTTGTAGCCAGGGGTGGGATATGGCTGCCTGGAGGGACTGCTACACTGACCTTCCTAACAGgcaggtcaaggtcaag GTGAAGGATCGCAATGTAATCAAAACTACAGCAGATGAGACCCAGGCGCTGTCTCCTGAAGGTCTGCAGGCAGGGATTGACAACCTTGTGGCCAAGTACTGTAGTGGACGTTCATTTGTCAG GCCTTCCGGTACAGAAGATATTGTCAGAGTCTATGCAGAGGCTGACACGCAG GAGAATGCGGACAATTTGGCCCTGCAGGTTTGCCAGCTTGTGTATGACATGGCAGCGGGGATCGGGGAAAGACCATAG
- the LOC128212030 gene encoding phosphoacetylglucosamine mutase-like isoform X2, with protein MEEVCKQISAKYPRTSDKFIQYGTAGFRTKGVDLPHVICRMGALAVLRSKLKKASIGVMITASHNPEEDNGVKLVDPMGEMLELAWEKHATTLANVSDFQLVEMVSSIVQQENIDLSAEASVIFARDTRSSSVELSQALQHGIAAMKADFCDFGLLTTPQLHYMVRCRNTAEKYGHPSENGYYTKLANAFIKLRQKLSDTGKYSSEVYIDAANGVGAGKVLELAKHLGESLTINVLNDGTNGKLNHKCGADYVKINQCAPDGLTLKEGMKCASFDGDADRIVYFFQGADGKFCLMDGDKIATLVGGYLKSLVAQTGLSLDVGVVQTAYANGSSTKYISQTLKVPVVCVATGVKHLHHRALQFDIGVYFEANGHGTVIFNGDTEARIQQTSTDASVAEAQREASGQLLTVIDLINQTVGDAMSDLLLAELILCSQGWDMAAWRDCYTDLPNRQVKVKVKDRNVIKTTADETQALSPEGLQAGIDNLVAKYCSGRSFVRPSGTEDIVRVYAEADTQENADNLALQVCQLVYDMAAGIGERP; from the exons atggagGAAGTGTGTAAGCAGATTTCAGCCAAGTATCCCCGCACAAGTGACAAGTTCATCCAGTATGGAACGGCGGGGTTCAGAACAAA aGGAGTTGATTTGCCCCATGTCATTTGCCGGATGGGAGCACTGGCTGTGCTCAGGTCAAAGCTGAAAAAAG CAAGTATTGGTGTGATGATTACTGCATCCCACAACCCTGAGGAAGACAATGGTGTGAAGCTGGTCGACCCAATGGGAGAAATGCTGGAGCTGGCCTGGGAAAAACATGCAACCACACTGGCTAACGTGAG TGATTTCCAACTGGTGGAGATGGTGTCTAGTATCGTTCAGCAGGAGAACATCGACCTGTCAGCTGAGGCCAGCGTAATCTTCGCCAGGGATACAAG ATCCAGCAGCGTGGAGCTGTCACAGGCCTTGCAACATGGAATTGCAGCCATGAAAGCAGACTTTTGTGATTTTG GACTGTTGACAACCCCGCAGCTTCACTACATGGTACGATGTCGCAACACTGCCGAGAAGTACGGCCATCCCTCAGAGAATGGATATTACACGAAACTGGCCAACGCATTCATCAAACTGCGACAAAAG TTGTCTGACACTGGCAAGTACAGCAGCGAGGTATATATAGATGCAGCTAATGGTGTGGGTGCGGGGAAGGTGCTAGAATTAGCGAAACATCTTGGGGAGTCTCTTACCATCAATGTCCTCAATGATGGCACAAACGGGAAACTCAATCATAAG tgtGGAGCTGACTATGTGAAGATAAACCAGTGTGCACCAGACG GTTTGACTCTCAAAGAGGGGATGAAGTGTGCATCGTTTGACGGAGACGCCGACAGAATCGTCTATTTCTTCCAAGGTGCAg ATGGAAAGTTCTGCCTGATGGATGGAGATAAGATAGCAACATTG gtAGGGGGTTACCTCAAATCCCTAGTGGCTCAGACTGGCCTTAGCCTTGATGTGGGGGTTGTCCAGACCGCTTACGCCAACGGCAGCTCCACCAAGTACATATCTCAGACTCTG AAAGTGCCGGTGGTGTGTGTAGCCACGGGTGTCAAACACCTTCATCACCGTGCCCTGCAGTTTGACATCGGTGTCTACTTTGAGGCCAATGGACACGGAACTGTGATTTTCAATGGGGATACAGAAGCCCGCATTCAGCAAACTAGCACCGATGCAAG CGTGGCAGAGGCCCAGCGTGAGGCTTCAGGACAGCTGCTCACTGTCATAGATCTCATTAACCAG ACTGTTGGTGATGCAATGTCAGACCTGCTGCTGGCAGAATTGATACTTTGTAGCCAGGGGTGGGATATGGCTGCCTGGAGGGACTGCTACACTGACCTTCCTAACAGgcaggtcaaggtcaag GTGAAGGATCGCAATGTAATCAAAACTACAGCAGATGAGACCCAGGCGCTGTCTCCTGAAGGTCTGCAGGCAGGGATTGACAACCTTGTGGCCAAGTACTGTAGTGGACGTTCATTTGTCAG GCCTTCCGGTACAGAAGATATTGTCAGAGTCTATGCAGAGGCTGACACGCAG GAGAATGCGGACAATTTGGCCCTGCAGGTTTGCCAGCTTGTGTATGACATGGCAGCGGGGATCGGGGAAAGACCATAG
- the LOC128212030 gene encoding phosphoacetylglucosamine mutase-like isoform X3: protein MEEVCKQISAKYPRTSDKFIQYGTAGFRTKGVDLPHVICRMGALAVLRSKLKKASIGVMITASHNPEEDNGVKLVDPMGEMLELAWEKHATTLANVSDFQLVEMVSSIVQQENIDLSAEASVIFARDTRSSSVELSQALQHGIAAMKADFCDFGLLTTPQLHYMVRCRNTAEKYGHPSENGYYTKLANAFIKLRQKLSDTGKYSSEVYIDAANGVGAGKVLELAKHLGESLTINVLNDGTNGKLNHKCGADYVKINQCAPDGLTLKEGMKCASFDGDADRIVYFFQDGKFCLMDGDKIATLVGGYLKSLVAQTGLSLDVGVVQTAYANGSSTKYISQTLKVPVVCVATGVKHLHHRALQFDIGVYFEANGHGTVIFNGDTEARIQQTSTDASVAEAQREASGQLLTVIDLINQTVGDAMSDLLLAELILCSQGWDMAAWRDCYTDLPNRQVKVKVKDRNVIKTTADETQALSPEGLQAGIDNLVAKYCSGRSFVRPSGTEDIVRVYAEADTQENADNLALQVCQLVYDMAAGIGERP from the exons atggagGAAGTGTGTAAGCAGATTTCAGCCAAGTATCCCCGCACAAGTGACAAGTTCATCCAGTATGGAACGGCGGGGTTCAGAACAAA aGGAGTTGATTTGCCCCATGTCATTTGCCGGATGGGAGCACTGGCTGTGCTCAGGTCAAAGCTGAAAAAAG CAAGTATTGGTGTGATGATTACTGCATCCCACAACCCTGAGGAAGACAATGGTGTGAAGCTGGTCGACCCAATGGGAGAAATGCTGGAGCTGGCCTGGGAAAAACATGCAACCACACTGGCTAACGTGAG TGATTTCCAACTGGTGGAGATGGTGTCTAGTATCGTTCAGCAGGAGAACATCGACCTGTCAGCTGAGGCCAGCGTAATCTTCGCCAGGGATACAAG ATCCAGCAGCGTGGAGCTGTCACAGGCCTTGCAACATGGAATTGCAGCCATGAAAGCAGACTTTTGTGATTTTG GACTGTTGACAACCCCGCAGCTTCACTACATGGTACGATGTCGCAACACTGCCGAGAAGTACGGCCATCCCTCAGAGAATGGATATTACACGAAACTGGCCAACGCATTCATCAAACTGCGACAAAAG TTGTCTGACACTGGCAAGTACAGCAGCGAGGTATATATAGATGCAGCTAATGGTGTGGGTGCGGGGAAGGTGCTAGAATTAGCGAAACATCTTGGGGAGTCTCTTACCATCAATGTCCTCAATGATGGCACAAACGGGAAACTCAATCATAAG tgtGGAGCTGACTATGTGAAGATAAACCAGTGTGCACCAGACG GTTTGACTCTCAAAGAGGGGATGAAGTGTGCATCGTTTGACGGAGACGCCGACAGAATCGTCTATTTCTTCCAAG ATGGAAAGTTCTGCCTGATGGATGGAGATAAGATAGCAACATTG gtAGGGGGTTACCTCAAATCCCTAGTGGCTCAGACTGGCCTTAGCCTTGATGTGGGGGTTGTCCAGACCGCTTACGCCAACGGCAGCTCCACCAAGTACATATCTCAGACTCTG AAAGTGCCGGTGGTGTGTGTAGCCACGGGTGTCAAACACCTTCATCACCGTGCCCTGCAGTTTGACATCGGTGTCTACTTTGAGGCCAATGGACACGGAACTGTGATTTTCAATGGGGATACAGAAGCCCGCATTCAGCAAACTAGCACCGATGCAAG CGTGGCAGAGGCCCAGCGTGAGGCTTCAGGACAGCTGCTCACTGTCATAGATCTCATTAACCAG ACTGTTGGTGATGCAATGTCAGACCTGCTGCTGGCAGAATTGATACTTTGTAGCCAGGGGTGGGATATGGCTGCCTGGAGGGACTGCTACACTGACCTTCCTAACAGgcaggtcaaggtcaag GTGAAGGATCGCAATGTAATCAAAACTACAGCAGATGAGACCCAGGCGCTGTCTCCTGAAGGTCTGCAGGCAGGGATTGACAACCTTGTGGCCAAGTACTGTAGTGGACGTTCATTTGTCAG GCCTTCCGGTACAGAAGATATTGTCAGAGTCTATGCAGAGGCTGACACGCAG GAGAATGCGGACAATTTGGCCCTGCAGGTTTGCCAGCTTGTGTATGACATGGCAGCGGGGATCGGGGAAAGACCATAG
- the LOC128211566 gene encoding galactocerebrosidase-like isoform X2 — protein MTGVLNYRPVFLFISLIVIVQSNLYKVVLERAESRRYDGIGGLSGGGATSKLLVNYPQQQRDQILDYLFKPGFGASLSILKVEIGGDAQSTDGTEASHMHYPWDENYQRGYEWWLMTEAKKRNPDIFLYCLPWAFPAWVGAGKRDPYHKPELTATYVIKYIQGARKYYNLTMDYVGIWNERAYNSNYIKTLRRMLDEAGLNQTKIVAADGLWEPIATDILLDKELANAVDIIGVHYPGTKTTQLALDTGKPLWSSEDYSTFNDNVGAGCWARIINQNYVVGNMTSTISWNLIASYYEALPFKRNGLMTADSPWSGYYRVDAPIWMTAHTTQFAWPGWYYAPHGHGSTLLEGGGSMVSLISWDNTQISIIIETMSRNHSICVRPYLPEYDVKPQNITIQLYDYFAQLSSLNVHYSKLGFDGNESTLFKDMGTIPVVNGQVHLSIGVDEVYTLHTLQGGTKGSYPNVPDPKPFPLPYTDDFEGNKPYTEPSNLAQQVGAFELIKSSGSHGNVIRQMVLEYPVAWCKAEQVKATLNIVGNYNWSDIYVEVDAKIGLVNATSGVYVASRINKGGCNSFAAEGIYFFIFPGQGILVTGDLARTQKLYQKDLSISQNRWYKLGLLIKDGTAMGTLDGTQVFTISAPASPAPQNGFVGLGTANYGLADFDNLKIMDSKDGENLVRGSNTWNRVTNNDRKGENVEEEFRFEVEITGNEDTLLFESFKDANKH, from the exons ATGACAGGTGTTCTCAACTACAGACccgtatttttatttattagcttAATTGTAATTGTCCAGTCTAATCTTTATAAAGTGGTCCTAGAGAGAGCGGAGTCAAGAAGATACGACGGCATCGGCGGGTTGAGTGGCGGTGGA GCTACATCGAAGCTACTGGTCAACTATCCCCAGCAGCAGAGAGATCAAATCCTAGACTACCTCTTTAAA CCTGGGTTTGGCGCATCTCTGAGCATTCTAAAGGTTGAGATTGGTGGCGATGCACAAAGCACAG atgGTACGGAGGCATCCCACATGCACTACCCCTGGGATGAGAACTACCAGCGCGGCTATGAGTGGTGGCTCATGACAGAAGCAAAGAAG AGAAACCCAGACATCTTCCTGTACTGCTTGCCATGGGCATTCCCTGCGTGGGTCGGGGCGGGAAAACGGGACCCATACCACAAGCCAGAGCTTACGGCCACCTATGTGATCAAATACATACAGGGAGCTAGAAAATACTACAACCTTACGATGGACTATGTCGGG ATATGGAATGAAAGAgcttataattcaaattatatcaAG ACCCTGAGGCGTATGTTGGACGAAGCAGGACTGAATCAAACTAAGATTGTGGCTGCTGACGGTCTCTGGGAGCCAATAGCGACTGACATTCTTCTCGATAAAGAGCTTGCCAACGCTGTTGACATCATCGG TGTCCACTACCCTGGTACCAAGACAACCCAGCTTGCTCTGGACACAGGGAAACCCCTGTGGTCATCGGAGGACTACAGCACCTTCAACGACAATGTGGGTGCAGGATGCTGGGCTAGG ATCATTAATCAGAACTATGTGGTGGGAAATATGACTAG CACCATATCATGGAACCTGATAGCGAGCTACTACGAAGCTCTGCCGTTCAAGCGTAACGGCCTAATGACTGCGGACAGCCCATGGAGTGGCTACTACAGGGTGGATGCTCCCATATGGATGACAG CCCACACTACCCAGTTTGCATGGCCTGGCTGGTACTATGCCCCCCATGGGCACGGCTCCACCCTGCTCGAGGGTGGGGGCAGTATGGTCTCCCTCATCAGCTGGGATAATACGCAGATATCCATCATCATTGAAACCATG AGCCGTAACCACTCCATCTGTGTCCGACCGTACCTGCCAGAGTATGACGTGAAGCCACAGAACATCACCATACAGCTCTATGACTACTTT GCCCAGCTATCCAGCCTCAATGTTCACTACAGCAAACTGGGGTTCGATGGTAACGAGTCAACACTCTTCAAGGATATGGGAACTATTCCT GTTGTGAATGGGCAGGTCCATTTAAGCATTGGGGTTGATGAGGTGTACACCCTACACACACTACAGGGAGGAACCAAGGGGAGCTACCCTAATGTTCCAGACCCTAAACCCTTCCCCCTGCCATACACTGACGACTTTGAAG GGAATAAGCCATACACAGAGCCAAGCAATTTAGCTCAACAAGTTGGAGCCtttgaattaataaaatcatCTGGTTCCCATGGCAACGTGATTCGCCAGATGGTTCTTGAATACCCTGTGGCCTGGTGTAAAGCTGAGCAAGTGAAGGCAACTCTCAATATTGTTGGGAACTATAACTG GTCTGACATCTACGTGGAAGTGGATGCCAAGATCGGCTTGGTGAATGCCACGTCGGGGGTGTATGTGGCCTCTCGCATCAACAAGGGAGGCTGTAATTCATTCGCAGCAGAGGGCATTTACTTCTTCATCTTTCCAGGCCAGGGTATACTTGTCACTGGGGACTTGG CAAGAACACAGAAGCTGTATCAGAAGGACCTGTCTATAAGTCAAAACAGATGGTACAAGTTAGGACTTCTGATAAAG GATGGGACCGCCATGGGGACTCTGGACGGTACCCAGGTGTTCACTATTTCTGCCCCTGCCAGCCCCGCCCCACAGAATGGGTTTGTAGGGCTGGGGACTGCAAACTATGGGCTGGCTGACTTTGACAACCTGAAAATCATGGACAGCAAGGATGGGGAGAACCTTGTCCGAGGGAGTAACACTTGGAATAGAGTGACAAATAATGACAGAAAGGGAGAAAATGTAGAAGAAGAATTTAGATTTGAGGTTGAAATAACTGGAAATGAAGATACATTACTTTTTGAGTCTTTTAAAGATGCAAATAAACATTAG
- the LOC128211566 gene encoding galactocerebrosidase-like isoform X1, translated as MTGVLNYRPVFLFISLIVIVQSNLYKVVLERAESRRYDGIGGLSGGGATSKLLVNYPQQQRDQILDYLFKPGFGASLSILKVEIGGDAQSTDGTEASHMHYPWDENYQRGYEWWLMTEAKKRNPDIFLYCLPWAFPAWVGAGKRDPYHKPELTATYVIKYIQGARKYYNLTMDYVGIWNERAYNSNYIKTLRRMLDEAGLNQTKIVAADGLWEPIATDILLDKELANAVDIIGVHYPGTKTTQLALDTGKPLWSSEDYSTFNDNVGAGCWARIINQNYVVGNMTSTISWNLIASYYEALPFKRNGLMTADSPWSGYYRVDAPIWMTAHTTQFAWPGWYYAPHGHGSTLLEGGGSMVSLISWDNTQISIIIETMSRNHSICVRPYLPEYDVKPQNITIQLYDYFAQLSSLNVHYSKLGFDGNESTLFKDMGTIPVVNGQVHLSIGVDEVYTLHTLQGGTKGSYPNVPDPKPFPLPYTDDFEVYKIYKEPFNFSPQVGSFEVLPSEDVFHTQILRQTVIENPIYWCLFIDLVFPIGLLGDYSWSDIYVEVDAKIGLVNATSGVYVASRINKGGCNSFAAEGIYFFIFPGQGILVTGDLARTQKLYQKDLSISQNRWYKLGLLIKDGTAMGTLDGTQVFTISAPASPAPQNGFVGLGTANYGLADFDNLKIMDSKDGENLVRGSNTWNRVTNNDRKGENVEEEFRFEVEITGNEDTLLFESFKDANKH; from the exons ATGACAGGTGTTCTCAACTACAGACccgtatttttatttattagcttAATTGTAATTGTCCAGTCTAATCTTTATAAAGTGGTCCTAGAGAGAGCGGAGTCAAGAAGATACGACGGCATCGGCGGGTTGAGTGGCGGTGGA GCTACATCGAAGCTACTGGTCAACTATCCCCAGCAGCAGAGAGATCAAATCCTAGACTACCTCTTTAAA CCTGGGTTTGGCGCATCTCTGAGCATTCTAAAGGTTGAGATTGGTGGCGATGCACAAAGCACAG atgGTACGGAGGCATCCCACATGCACTACCCCTGGGATGAGAACTACCAGCGCGGCTATGAGTGGTGGCTCATGACAGAAGCAAAGAAG AGAAACCCAGACATCTTCCTGTACTGCTTGCCATGGGCATTCCCTGCGTGGGTCGGGGCGGGAAAACGGGACCCATACCACAAGCCAGAGCTTACGGCCACCTATGTGATCAAATACATACAGGGAGCTAGAAAATACTACAACCTTACGATGGACTATGTCGGG ATATGGAATGAAAGAgcttataattcaaattatatcaAG ACCCTGAGGCGTATGTTGGACGAAGCAGGACTGAATCAAACTAAGATTGTGGCTGCTGACGGTCTCTGGGAGCCAATAGCGACTGACATTCTTCTCGATAAAGAGCTTGCCAACGCTGTTGACATCATCGG TGTCCACTACCCTGGTACCAAGACAACCCAGCTTGCTCTGGACACAGGGAAACCCCTGTGGTCATCGGAGGACTACAGCACCTTCAACGACAATGTGGGTGCAGGATGCTGGGCTAGG ATCATTAATCAGAACTATGTGGTGGGAAATATGACTAG CACCATATCATGGAACCTGATAGCGAGCTACTACGAAGCTCTGCCGTTCAAGCGTAACGGCCTAATGACTGCGGACAGCCCATGGAGTGGCTACTACAGGGTGGATGCTCCCATATGGATGACAG CCCACACTACCCAGTTTGCATGGCCTGGCTGGTACTATGCCCCCCATGGGCACGGCTCCACCCTGCTCGAGGGTGGGGGCAGTATGGTCTCCCTCATCAGCTGGGATAATACGCAGATATCCATCATCATTGAAACCATG AGCCGTAACCACTCCATCTGTGTCCGACCGTACCTGCCAGAGTATGACGTGAAGCCACAGAACATCACCATACAGCTCTATGACTACTTT GCCCAGCTATCCAGCCTCAATGTTCACTACAGCAAACTGGGGTTCGATGGTAACGAGTCAACACTCTTCAAGGATATGGGAACTATTCCT GTTGTGAATGGGCAGGTCCATTTAAGCATTGGGGTTGATGAGGTGTACACCCTACACACACTACAGGGAGGAACCAAGGGGAGCTACCCTAATGTTCCAGACCCTAAACCCTTCCCCCTGCCATACACTGACGACTTTGAAG TTTACAAAATCTACAAGGAGCCCTTTAATTTCTCGCCCCAAGTGGGCTCGTTCGAGGTTCTCCCGTCAGAAGATGTGTTTCACACCCAGATCCTTCGTCAGACGGTGATTGAGAACCCGATCTACTGGTGCCTATTTATAGATCTTGTGTTTCCCATTGGTCTCCTTGGAGATTATAGCTG GTCTGACATCTACGTGGAAGTGGATGCCAAGATCGGCTTGGTGAATGCCACGTCGGGGGTGTATGTGGCCTCTCGCATCAACAAGGGAGGCTGTAATTCATTCGCAGCAGAGGGCATTTACTTCTTCATCTTTCCAGGCCAGGGTATACTTGTCACTGGGGACTTGG CAAGAACACAGAAGCTGTATCAGAAGGACCTGTCTATAAGTCAAAACAGATGGTACAAGTTAGGACTTCTGATAAAG GATGGGACCGCCATGGGGACTCTGGACGGTACCCAGGTGTTCACTATTTCTGCCCCTGCCAGCCCCGCCCCACAGAATGGGTTTGTAGGGCTGGGGACTGCAAACTATGGGCTGGCTGACTTTGACAACCTGAAAATCATGGACAGCAAGGATGGGGAGAACCTTGTCCGAGGGAGTAACACTTGGAATAGAGTGACAAATAATGACAGAAAGGGAGAAAATGTAGAAGAAGAATTTAGATTTGAGGTTGAAATAACTGGAAATGAAGATACATTACTTTTTGAGTCTTTTAAAGATGCAAATAAACATTAG